DNA from Synechococcales cyanobacterium T60_A2020_003:
GGATCGTAAGTCTCACCCTACAGCGGTTTTGCGCTAAAAGCGGCGATCGCCAAACAGCCCCAACCCACCAGAAACGCTACGCCGCCCAACGGCGTGATCGCACCCAGAACTTTAATGCCCGTCAAGCTGAGGGTATAGAGACTCCCAGAAAACAAGAGAATGCCAACGATGAAGCTAATGCCTGCCGTGGTGAGTAGCGATTGTCCGCCCTCGGTTCGCAGAAGCAGAGTCGCCACTAACAATAACGCCAGTGCGTGATACATCTGGTACTTTGCCCCGGTTTCAAAGATTTCTAGGGCGCGATCGCTCAGGTTTTCCTTCAGGGCGTGGGAGGCAAAGGCTCCAGCCGCTACTGATAGTCCACCACAAATTGCGGCGATCGCCCAAAAGAGTTGAACCATAAATTTCTCCTTCTCCACTGACACCTGTTTTTATCTCAGCAGTCCCTTAAACCGTTCCAGAATCTCCGCCTATTCCCGGCATAGATCAAACCGATAGATGATTTCACCTTGCTCGGTAACATCAAACTGCGCCTGAAATTCGTGCGATCGCGCATCCAAAAACGCCCGTGCTTCCGTTCCCGAAACGCCTGCTTCCATCGCAAAGGTTAATACACTCATCCGTCCGCGTCCGTTTCGCACCATCGTATAAAACGCATTCTGCAAGCGATCGCACCGTTCCTGGCTGGTACAACGATGACGCTCCCAGGCTAGGCCAGTCCCGACCGCAATGGGCATCAGTCCAAACAACACCAGGGAGGCGATCGCTTCTTGGCGGTCAGAAGTGCCTCGCTCAAATCGGGCCATGGCGGCGATCGCCAGGATGGTAATTACTGAGCCAAACGTGAATGCGACCCACATCAATCCCGTTTTGATAGAGGGCGATCGCTTGGATTTTAATCGGGTTACATGCTGGATGGTCATGATATTCAGCCGATATCTAAGGTTAAAGACGCAAGGACAGAGAGTAAGGGAGTTGCTACTGACCTTGTTCCTAAATTGTATAAACGAAGATCAAGATGGAGACGGAAATCGTTGACGTGGCTTCGGCGTGCGGGGGCGTAAGCCAGAATCAGGTCTGAACAGCCGATGCAGGAGTTTTAACTGGTCAGCGGTACCCATACAAATCAAGATGTCGCCCCCAACTAATCGGGTATCCGCCGTGGGGCCTGTAATCAGAGCACCGTCTTGCCGCTTGATCGCCACGACCAATGATCCTGTTAGTTGGCGAATATTCGCTTCGTGCAGCGTTAGCCCCACCATAGATCGACTATGCTCTGCGTCAAGCTTTACCTCTTCTAAATAAAATGATCGCCCTGCGCCACTAACAATGCCATCCACAAAATCCATCACCTGAGGCCGCAGGGCAGAGGCCGCCATCCGCTTTCCGCCAGTGACATAGGGCGAAATCACCACATCTGCGCCACCTCGCTGTAACTTTTTGGAGGCTTCGATCGTACTGGCGCGGGCAATCGTGCGAATGCGGGGATTCAAGGTCTTGGCTGAAAGCACCGTATAGAGATTTTCGGCATCAGACGGTAAGGCCGTCACCAAACAGAGGGCGCGATCTACTCCTGCCCGGAGTAAGGCTTCATCTAGCGTGGCATCCCCCTGAATAGCGCGATAGCCCTGTTGCTTCGC
Protein-coding regions in this window:
- a CDS encoding DUF423 domain-containing protein, whose protein sequence is MVQLFWAIAAICGGLSVAAGAFASHALKENLSDRALEIFETGAKYQMYHALALLLVATLLLRTEGGQSLLTTAGISFIVGILLFSGSLYTLSLTGIKVLGAITPLGGVAFLVGWGCLAIAAFSAKPL
- a CDS encoding potassium channel protein yields the protein MQSKSVTYSAAEHTYRRIRRHLSFGFVMLAGVTVIGTLGYKWIEDDWSWLDAAYMTVITLATVGFAEVKPLSNEGRLFTIVLILMGIFSIGFIANRFTEALVQGYFQEGIRLRRQRNLIEQLSEHYILCGFGRTGQQVAMEFAFEGIDFVVIDMLPETVALAKQQGYRAIQGDATLDEALLRAGVDRALCLVTALPSDAENLYTVLSAKTLNPRIRTIARASTIEASKKLQRGGADVVISPYVTGGKRMAASALRPQVMDFVDGIVSGAGRSFYLEEVKLDAEHSRSMVGLTLHEANIRQLTGSLVVAIKRQDGALITGPTADTRLVGGDILICMGTADQLKLLHRLFRPDSGLRPRTPKPRQRFPSPS